The region GAAACCCATTGTCAGTAATAATCATtattaatatacagtatatatagttGGAGTAACAAGAAGATTAAAATTCagtctctcttttctcttctagCTGTTTCGTCCCACCGGCTCAACCTTTTTTACGTGGCCAATGATGTCATACAGAACTGTAAAAGAAAGAACGCCATCGTTTACCGCACGGCGTTCGCCGAGGTCCTGCGTGACGCCTGCATGCTGGTCAAGTGAGTAATATATGTGatattttggtttcttttcagcGTCATGAATAAATAACGAGGGTGCAATCAGGAGAACAAATCAATAACGTCTCTGCTCGCCGGTGTTGTTCTcgcttctcctccagcctggacGGTGATCGTAAGGTGATAAAATCGGTGGGGAGGATTCTGTCCATCTGGGAGGAAAGAGGCGTGTATTCAGGGTCCCTCATTACTGAGCTCAAAAGTACTTTAACCAAAGCAGAGTCTCCCCCTGAGACACCTGTGGAGCAAAAAAGTGAGTGTGCTTGGTGTCGCAGCACGTTTCTGGTGCTTGTATTCTGCTGGATGATTCTCTTTCCTGCACTTTGATTCATTATTACTGTGGTTTGATTGTCTTGCAGCTCCCGTGGAGTCTAAAGCGGATCTACGGTCCACAATTGTGGCCGAGTTTGTGGTGAGCATTAAATGAAGCGTTCAAGATGAAGCAGACCTGCTTCAAAGAAGTTTTTCAGCATACAGAGAAACTTCTAATTACTTGTAGCCGTCAAGTAGTAAAATATGGTTTTGTTGCGCTGCATCAGTCACTGTGTGTGTTATGGGTGCTCTAATCAGCATTAGCGCAGCTTATTGAGGGGAtttattgtgttatttatttgttatttttcctctaaGCCGTATTTAAGCACATATGTGGCATTAAAACTGGGAAAGGAGACGGTGGACAGCGGCTCGATCGCTTACCgtctttaaattattcaaacTCTAAATGCTGGCAGCAGAAATGTCCACCAGGACTGTGGCCGTAGGGCAGACGGCCAGTGTGGCGCCCTGTGGGTGAGCGGTGGGCTGATGTCGGCGTTGTGGTGGCCATGTTTGTTGTTAACACCAAACAGGTGCAACAGGCCTTTTATTGCAGCACCTCTCAGGTGTGAACTACATAATTAGTAACGATTGTAATAATTCATTGTATCATTAATAAAGCAATGTCTTTGCATCAGCCCCAGACACTGGTGGACAAGCTGTCCAGATACAAGAAGTCTGTGGAGGAGGTTGACCTGAGAGAGAAGCAGCTCGCCGCCATGAGGATCGACATCTGCAACGCCGAGAACCTCAAGAAGCTGAAAGGTGCCCGTTTATTACCGTGCAGCCCGCCGTTGCCGGTCTGGCAGCAGCGCCGTTAAAAGGCCGCGTGTCGTCGTTACAGATAAGGCTGGAGGGAAGAAGTTTTCAAAGGACTTTGAGGAAGGAAGCGCACAACTGCAAGAGTTCATCAAGCTCCTCAACGGCCACTGTAAAACAGGCCCTCCGCTCATGCAGATCCTCGGCAACGCCGACATCTTCTATGAAACGCAGTACAAGGAGGTCAAAATTGTTGCTAATGTGAGTAACAGAATGATCTGTTGTCAGAGGGTTGTTAATTAAAGATGAATTACCTACAGTAATGAGTCCTAGAGGGATAAACTGGCCCCTATTACAGCGTTTCACTATCAGATTGACCTAATAGACCAGGGAACTCTCCTGGGAACGCCAAGCATTAGTGGAAATGCAGGTAGCTCTTTCTCTCAGTATCAACGTCACAGGGACGGTGCTGTGACCCACGACCACTGCAGCCACTGTCAGAGTCTGAAGAACTCAGCTACCGATCTGGAGACGTTTGTGTAGAATGTTCCCTCCCCAGAAAACAGAAGTGGATGCAGAGGCAGTGCAGGGGACTCCTGGAGGGCAGGTTGAGTGTGAAGAATCTACAGTTGGGGTTTGCTCTGCTCTGGTTTGTGTCCTCCAGGCCTACCAGGCCTTCGCCAACCGGGTGTCCCACCTGAAGCGGAAGCTGGACGCCCTGAAGGCCACCTTACCGGACCTGGACGATTCGCCCATCCCCTCGCCCTCTGCAGACGCGCCCTCTCCGACAGGCTCCGAATCCCCGTTTCACGACATGGACCTGGGCCACCCCGATCTGGACGTTTCTGCTATGGacgaggaggcggagccgcCGGCCCCGAGCCCGCTCTCCTCCCCGGGAGGGTCCCCCAAGCACGCGGCAGCATTCGACAACGATGACAACCGCATGGTGGAAGACATGgatctgtctgaggaggaagcagatggCGGAGTTATAGGTGAGCTGTGGCTATTCAACTATATTTGGAATTGTGCACCTCAGTTACGCAATAACAGGGGTTAGTAGAAGTCAGTAAACTTCTCTAATTAAGTCCAGGCCGCTCATTACACCTGCTGTTTGTTCCAGCACACAATCATTGTTTTTCTTGCGTTCTTAATTAGAAGTTTCACAGAGGCATGAGTCACTTTCTAATTAATTTTCTGACATTACAGAATGAATGGAAAACTCAATCTGAATCAAATTTGAATATCCCGACACCTTTTCCCTTGAACAGTATTGGCAGCCCGTTTAATTGAAATGATGTTTTCGCTTCTAAATGAACACAGTTGGAAACGGCTCCGTCTGTGCCGTTGTTCCGCCAGCCGCTAGCACTCGGACGCTCTCGCCGATTTCTCTCTCCGCACTTTATTCCACCTTAGAGCAACAGATTGAATGCCCCCCGAAGCCAGAGGCGTCGGCTCCTTTTCCCGCCACGACGGAGCCGTCGGTGGCGGCGGAACGGCCCGTCGGCCCCTTCGCGGCCCCGGTGTCAGATGCCGCGGCAGCTGTGGACGGCATTGATCTGGCTAAAATCGGCTCCATCCTCAACAGTCTGAGCTCGGTCATGAAGAACGCAGGCGAGTCTCGGCCCGGGGACGTTCAACTGGGTCCAAATGTTTGGGCGAGATctcaaaatgttgctttttttagaCGTGGCGGCGGAGAGCCCCCCTGTGACGGTCCCAGCTGAATCCTCGGTGAAGGCCGCCCCCGCTGCCTCCGGAGCTCCGCAGGACGCCACTTCACTGGTGAACCTTCTTTCCAAGGTTGACGTGAGTCCAGTAGATCTCCTCAGCGCTCTGTCGAAAGTCCAGAAGCAGAGCAGCTTTGATGGTGAGAATCTGAGTCCTGATTCTGTGATGAAAGGATCAAAGCTGCCTTCTCAAGCATTCTTCTTTGGTTCCACCCAGGCATCGACTCTCTCCTGACCGACCCGGCTGCAAATGCCTGCATAGACTCTTTTGCTCCAGaccaggctcctcccactcccgTATCCACGTCGGCGTCACTAGTGCCCCCCCAGAGCCAGCCTCCCGCCTGTGCTACGCCTGTGCCTTCCGATTCCCAAGCTCCCGCTCAGACCTACAACCCGGCCTCTGCGCTCATCCAGGCTCTTCATAACGACATGGACCTGTCAGCCGAGCACGAGCCCTCCTTCATCTCCCAGAGTTTAGAGTCAAAGATCCACAACTTCTTGCAGGGGAACTCGGCCTTCAATGCCTTTGACCTGCGTTTTCCGGGGCAGCCGGGGGAAAACCTCAGCCCGGTGACGGGGGCGGACGCCCAGGTTGGAACGCCAGTGCGCGACGAAGGCGGAGGCACGCCGACGCAAGACGAGATGATGGACAAGGGTGCGGCGGCTCCTGCGGCTACCACTGCTTATCAGAAGCCCAGCAGCTACTCGCGGTCAGCCGTGGGTCAGAACGGGCAGCTTTACCGGCACCAGACGTACGCTAACCACGACGTGTCCGAGCGGGGAGTTACTGTCGGCCATTACCCTCCCGTTTCTGCTCAGACAGGAAGACCTGGAGAAATGGCCCCCGGCAGCGACGCCAGCGCGCAGCCAGTGGAGCCCGTTCAGATGGTAAATGAGAGTGGCTGGTATAATAATAGTTACCCAGAGGGGAGCTCTCAGCTGCTCAGGGGCTTCAGTGCACCACCCTTGAGAGGGGCTCAAGAGAACAAGGCAGCAGGACTTTATCCCTACCAAGCAGAGCAAAGTCAGCAGCCCAAAAACATGGCCTCCCAGCAGGGCCTCAATGCTGCCTCGGCTTTCTTTACAAAGAGTCTCCCCCCTGTCCCAGTTATCCCTCCCCCGCCTCGGGTCTTTGAAAACCCTCTGCCTGGAACAAGCGGCGCACTAATACCCCAGGAGCCCCCGCTGCACGCCGGCACGGACGAGATGATGGGCGACAGGGTCGGCAGCGTGATCAGCGGCATGGTGGTCCACGACCATCAGCACAAGTCCGTCTTTCACCCCGACAATTCCATCTACGACAACGAAAGGGCGCCCCCTCCTCGCCCCGAGGACCAGCACTACCCGGAGGCCCCCGAGCATTACCACAATGAGCCCCACCCCCACAACGACCACTTCTTTCAAGAGGAGCCCTACCTCCACCCCGATGAGCCATATCACAGACACCCCGGGCCAGGCCCTCCGCCACATCGCTACCCTCGGGTCCGAGGGCATCTCACGCCCCCTCTCTCCCCCGCCGAAGACCCCTACTTCTCCCATGACTACCAGCGGCacggccctcctccccctccacgcTTCGCCCTGAGGAGGCCGCCGCCTCATCCTGAAATGCGCCACCCCGGACTCCGCCCCCCACACCGGCCTCCTCATCCGCCGCCCCACCATTTCCCAAGAGGGCCGCCACGTCCGCCGTTCCCCCCTTTCCGTGGCCCCGAACCAAGGCTGCGAGGCAAACGCCCGGGTCCACTCGGAAGGGGGAGCCCGGGTCCGATGTTTGCTCCAAAGCGGCCCTTTCCGCCCCCACGGTACTGACTGGACAGTTGAGCTGCAGTTGCCATTGAGGGAAAGCTCATCGTCGACGCCCACACCCTGCCCGCCATGACAGCGAAGCAAGCATCAAGACGCAGGGTCGGTAGAAGAAGAGCGGCCGCCAGAAGACCCGCGTGGACGGGGAGGAGGAACAGACGTTCCCCACCGATGGGCAGGACGCTGGGCgctctgaagcagctgctgggctGGAGCCAAGACAGAAgattaaagaaaataagaggTGGATATATAATTCACTTTTTGTGTTATTAGCCAAGTATCATTGAGGATTTGATAAGGATGAGAGCGTGTGCATGAGGTGCATGTGCGTGTAGCCACCTGTCAGCCAGCTTGGCTAAGACGAAGCTACTCTGCCCTCCCTTAGCGTCTCCGCGGTAACCATAGTGACGCGATACGACCATTTAAATTCTACGAGTCTATGAAAACAGCCCATCGTGTTTGTTATTCAATTTCTGTTTCTTAAACGTGATATAGTTGCATAGTCGGGGATAATGTTTGTTGGCTGTTGCCGTTCTGAATGTAAGCCATGTTTCCTTTGAATGTCCCTCCGCCCATCGTTTTACGTCTCATTAATTTCCTCGGGGCGGCGCCGCTCGGATCCGTTCCAAGAGGGACGTGCGAAGGACGCAGAGATGTGTGAGAGTGATCTCTTTCAGCCTTCCACgccaccacagaagaagtgCGTTTTTGTCAAGGGGATGAAGATGCTCGACTCCGCTTTCCTTTTATTTGTACTGACTAATAAAAATCTCTGTTTGAAACCTCGTGTgggtttttatttcctctgattCCTGCATCATGAATTGACCCCGGATTAATCCATCGCCACGTCTTTACCGAGTCGCCGTTACAGACGTCTCACTTGCTGTTGCCGTGCAACGATATTTCAGACTCTGAAGTGAGTTCACAGGCAAAAGAAGGCAAACGGGGGGAAAAATGCTGGAATAAAAGGATGGAAATGAGGAATATTGATGGCAAAAACAACGTCAAAGCTAATCAGCACGACAGATACGACAAATTAGGTGACGGGACGGAACTTTAGCAGGTCCGGGCGGTCCGAAAGGTCCTGTGATCGTTCGTCTTCAGCTggaattttaaatcaaatcttttGTTATTGACTTTTCCTGAAAAAAGTGCTGATTTTACGTTTCTTTGGCTACTAGAACgtttgtctgtgttcagggTTTCATTTAAAGGCCAAAACGAGAGGACTGAGGCAGGAACTGGTCACTCCGACCTCCTCAATTACTTCATTTTCACAATCGGTGGAAGAATTTCAGCCTTAGAGCGTCTTTTATGTTCCATATTTACAGAGCTGAACACTTGACCTTGACCTCGACCTCAGTGGGACTCCTAAACTAAGGACTGTCCTCAGGACAGACATGCACTGTCATGCTAATCTGATTACTGCCTTCAAATGAATCTGGAgttgttgccacggtgacgCATTCTTTCACCCAATCGGGAATTTTCTGCGGTTTTAAACTCTATGTGGGTGTATTTGTGACTGATTAGCTTGAGCTTATTTGTGTTTCAGTGCCCTTGAAGGTCAAAGAGAGGTTTTTAAGCAAATATTGAAACGCCGAATGTTTTAGGAGAGAAAGTTCAGGTTGAATGCTGCAGCCCGTCGGGACACTCGTCACGTTCCCTCTGGACACAGAGGAGATGATGCGTCCCTGG is a window of Takifugu flavidus isolate HTHZ2018 chromosome 21, ASM371156v2, whole genome shotgun sequence DNA encoding:
- the rprd2a gene encoding regulation of nuclear pre-mRNA domain-containing protein 2a, which produces MAEGAGAISGDSLESSLEKRFQNVTNTMDSIQGLSTWCVDNKKYHSLIVRHWIKCLKKSVSSHRLNLFYVANDVIQNCKRKNAIVYRTAFAEVLRDACMLVNLDGDRKVIKSVGRILSIWEERGVYSGSLITELKSTLTKAESPPETPVEQKTPVESKADLRSTIVAEFVPQTLVDKLSRYKKSVEEVDLREKQLAAMRIDICNAENLKKLKDKAGGKKFSKDFEEGSAQLQEFIKLLNGHCKTGPPLMQILGNADIFYETQYKEVKIVANAYQAFANRVSHLKRKLDALKATLPDLDDSPIPSPSADAPSPTGSESPFHDMDLGHPDLDVSAMDEEAEPPAPSPLSSPGGSPKHAAAFDNDDNRMVEDMDLSEEEADGGVIEQQIECPPKPEASAPFPATTEPSVAAERPVGPFAAPVSDAAAAVDGIDLAKIGSILNSLSSVMKNADVAAESPPVTVPAESSVKAAPAASGAPQDATSLVNLLSKVDVSPVDLLSALSKVQKQSSFDGIDSLLTDPAANACIDSFAPDQAPPTPVSTSASLVPPQSQPPACATPVPSDSQAPAQTYNPASALIQALHNDMDLSAEHEPSFISQSLESKIHNFLQGNSAFNAFDLRFPGQPGENLSPVTGADAQVGTPVRDEGGGTPTQDEMMDKGAAAPAATTAYQKPSSYSRSAVGQNGQLYRHQTYANHDVSERGVTVGHYPPVSAQTGRPGEMAPGSDASAQPVEPVQMVNESGWYNNSYPEGSSQLLRGFSAPPLRGAQENKAAGLYPYQAEQSQQPKNMASQQGLNAASAFFTKSLPPVPVIPPPPRVFENPLPGTSGALIPQEPPLHAGTDEMMGDRVGSVISGMVVHDHQHKSVFHPDNSIYDNERAPPPRPEDQHYPEAPEHYHNEPHPHNDHFFQEEPYLHPDEPYHRHPGPGPPPHRYPRVRGHLTPPLSPAEDPYFSHDYQRHGPPPPPRFALRRPPPHPEMRHPGLRPPHRPPHPPPHHFPRGPPRPPFPPFRGPEPRLRGKRPGPLGRGSPGPMFAPKRPFPPPRY